In Candidatus Defluviilinea proxima, a single genomic region encodes these proteins:
- a CDS encoding response regulator transcription factor encodes MTKILVVDDEPSIINLVSAYLKPEGYEVYTAADGNAGLKAARAFKPDLIILDLMLPGIDGIEVLSRLRRESDVYVIMLTARTDETDKIVGLSVGADDYVTKPFSPRELVARVKAALRRIKTDTASGEERSVLSFKHVRIDVGAHTVSVDDVPVELTSIEFDLLRALAENRGRVLSREQLLEKIWGAEYFGEMRVVDVHLGHVRQKLGDEALIATVRGVGYRFEDEPL; translated from the coding sequence ATGACAAAAATTCTCGTGGTCGACGATGAACCGTCCATTATTAATCTGGTCAGCGCGTATCTCAAGCCAGAAGGGTACGAGGTCTATACCGCCGCTGATGGGAATGCAGGTTTGAAAGCCGCACGTGCTTTCAAACCTGATCTGATCATTCTCGATCTGATGCTGCCTGGCATCGACGGCATCGAAGTGCTCTCCCGTCTGCGCCGCGAATCGGATGTGTATGTCATCATGCTCACGGCCCGTACCGATGAGACCGATAAGATCGTCGGGCTTTCGGTGGGGGCTGATGATTACGTCACGAAGCCGTTCAGTCCGCGTGAGTTGGTGGCGAGGGTCAAGGCGGCGTTAAGGCGTATTAAAACAGATACAGCCTCGGGCGAGGAAAGAAGCGTGCTCTCGTTCAAGCATGTCCGCATCGATGTAGGCGCACATACTGTCAGCGTGGATGATGTCCCTGTTGAGTTGACATCCATCGAATTCGATCTTCTGCGTGCCCTCGCTGAGAATCGCGGACGTGTCCTTTCGCGCGAACAACTGCTTGAAAAGATTTGGGGCGCAGAATATTTTGGCGAGATGCGCGTGGTGGATGTGCATCTTGGGCATGTGCGTCAAAAACTTGGGGATGAAGCGTTGATCGCCACGGTGCGCGGTGTGGGGTATCGTTTTGAAGATGAACCTCTCTAG